In Fimbriiglobus ruber, a genomic segment contains:
- a CDS encoding RrF2 family transcriptional regulator codes for MQFSAKAEYACLSMLELAVRHDDPRPVRLADVADQHGIPQRFLVQILLQLKGAGLVASTRGASGGYQLARPPADITLFDILEVVDRSDDEVSKTNRPTNKKGDASSLSSALHGVWDRIVQSRQQILKQTTLAHLVEAGQGLQYVI; via the coding sequence ATGCAGTTTTCCGCGAAAGCCGAGTACGCCTGCCTCTCGATGTTGGAGCTGGCCGTCCGTCACGACGACCCCCGACCCGTGCGGCTGGCGGACGTCGCCGACCAGCACGGCATCCCGCAGCGGTTCCTGGTGCAGATCCTGCTCCAGTTAAAAGGCGCGGGCCTAGTCGCGAGTACGCGCGGGGCGTCCGGGGGGTATCAACTCGCCCGACCGCCAGCCGACATCACCCTGTTCGACATCCTGGAAGTCGTCGATCGATCGGACGACGAGGTGTCCAAAACCAACCGCCCGACAAACAAGAAGGGCGACGCCTCGTCACTCTCGTCCGCGCTGCACGGGGTCTGGGACCGGATCGTCCAATCCCGCCAGCAGATCCTCAAACAGACGACCCTCGCGCATCTGGTCGAAGCCGGCCAGGGGCTGCAATACGTGATCTAA
- a CDS encoding phosphoadenylyl-sulfate reductase → MSALPIDPPRMSDAEISEANRALETASPQRILRWAVEQFHPRLLMATAFGAEGCCIIHMLAGIEPGVTMINLDTGYQFAETLELRERIKARYGIEVEYVRPELTVAEYEKEHGGPLYEIRSDQCCLDRKILPLKRALARIKPRAWISAIRKDQTTDRGVAAVVQWDAKFSLVKINPLLNWTKKEVWGFIVKNDVPYNPLHNKDYPSIGCWPCTRPVGQGDDERAGRWAGKVKKECGLHVIEHKDGSGI, encoded by the coding sequence ATGAGCGCCCTGCCGATCGATCCTCCCCGCATGTCGGATGCTGAAATCAGCGAGGCCAACCGCGCGCTGGAAACCGCTTCCCCGCAGCGGATTCTGCGGTGGGCCGTGGAACAATTCCACCCCCGGCTGTTGATGGCCACCGCCTTCGGCGCGGAAGGGTGCTGCATCATCCACATGCTCGCCGGGATCGAACCCGGCGTGACCATGATCAATCTCGACACCGGCTACCAGTTCGCCGAAACACTGGAACTCCGCGAGCGGATCAAGGCCCGGTACGGAATCGAGGTCGAATACGTCCGGCCGGAGTTGACTGTCGCCGAGTACGAAAAAGAACACGGCGGCCCGTTGTACGAGATCCGCTCCGACCAATGCTGTCTGGACCGCAAGATCCTCCCACTCAAACGAGCCCTCGCCCGGATCAAGCCGCGGGCCTGGATTAGCGCGATCCGCAAGGACCAAACGACCGACCGGGGGGTCGCCGCGGTCGTCCAGTGGGACGCGAAGTTCTCACTCGTGAAAATCAACCCGCTACTGAACTGGACCAAAAAAGAGGTCTGGGGCTTCATCGTCAAGAACGATGTGCCGTACAACCCGTTGCACAACAAGGACTACCCGAGTATCGGTTGCTGGCCCTGCACGCGGCCCGTCGGCCAGGGCGATGACGAACGGGCCGGCCGGTGGGCCGGGAAGGTCAAGAAGGAATGCGGCCTTCACGTGATCGAGCATAAGGACGGGTCGGGAATTTGA
- a CDS encoding alpha/beta hydrolase family protein yields MSLRRLLIAALAVALCGQVGRAQDKKDDANKPEEKSFKSADGVKLRGLFYKSAKGGSAPVIIMLHAYKADPDDTKWDDTARLLVQQGYNVFRFDFRGHGKSTDIDPDVFWTFGDNKQYVKIPPGFTPATKNTINFKEFSPAYYPMLVQDIAAARSTLDMMNDNGEVNTSTIYLLGAGDAVSLGIFYAASEWYREGKKPNVALAANVVSRNRLLFPDAEPAGQDIGGGIWLGPTFQGTKFTTEILKGIVLSQYAIKMRNETPMLFISGSKDNDGKKTGNAIFNTVLMANAKIYNGIKLLRPEQTFVKEIKDSDARGTKLLGNNIGTEKMIEDFLTAVSKERKDRPRKQRGWEKPMYIDINSFGVMRGN; encoded by the coding sequence ATGTCCCTTCGCCGACTGTTGATCGCTGCGCTGGCCGTGGCCCTCTGTGGCCAGGTTGGCCGCGCGCAAGACAAGAAAGACGACGCGAATAAGCCCGAAGAAAAATCGTTCAAGTCCGCGGACGGCGTGAAGCTGCGCGGGCTGTTCTACAAGTCCGCGAAGGGCGGCTCGGCGCCGGTCATCATCATGCTGCACGCGTATAAGGCCGACCCGGACGACACGAAGTGGGACGACACCGCACGCCTCCTGGTCCAGCAAGGGTACAACGTCTTCCGGTTCGACTTCCGCGGCCACGGTAAGAGTACCGACATCGACCCGGACGTCTTCTGGACGTTTGGCGACAACAAGCAGTACGTCAAGATTCCGCCCGGGTTCACCCCCGCGACCAAGAACACGATCAACTTCAAGGAATTCTCGCCGGCGTACTACCCGATGCTCGTGCAGGACATCGCCGCCGCGCGGAGTACCCTGGACATGATGAACGACAACGGCGAGGTGAACACCAGCACGATTTACTTGCTCGGTGCCGGCGACGCCGTTTCACTCGGCATATTCTATGCCGCGAGCGAATGGTACCGCGAGGGCAAGAAGCCGAACGTGGCACTGGCCGCAAACGTCGTCAGCCGCAACCGTCTGCTGTTCCCCGACGCGGAACCAGCCGGTCAGGACATCGGCGGTGGGATCTGGCTCGGGCCGACCTTCCAGGGGACGAAATTCACGACCGAGATTTTGAAGGGTATCGTTCTCAGCCAGTACGCGATCAAGATGCGGAACGAGACGCCGATGCTGTTCATATCGGGCTCTAAAGACAACGACGGCAAAAAGACCGGTAATGCCATATTCAACACGGTTCTGATGGCGAACGCTAAGATTTACAACGGCATCAAACTCCTCCGGCCGGAGCAGACCTTCGTTAAGGAAATCAAGGACTCCGACGCCCGCGGGACCAAGTTACTCGGAAACAACATCGGCACCGAAAAAATGATCGAAGACTTCCTCACCGCGGTCAGCAAGGAGCGGAAAGACCGGCCGCGGAAGCAACGGGGCTGGGAGAAACCGATGTACATTGACATCAACTCGTTCGGGGTGATGCGGGGCAACTGA
- the carB gene encoding carbamoyl-phosphate synthase large subunit, protein MPKRTDIKKILLIGSGPIVIGQACEFDYSGTQACKALREEGYQVVLVNSNPATIMTDPETADRTYIEPITWQVVEKIIIKEKPDVLLPTLGGQTALNTAMELWKRGILQKYNVEMIGARADVIDKAEDRQKFKDAVLKIGVDVPQSGVARSLADAFQILDLVGLPCVLRPSFTMGGTGGGIAYNREEFIQIVSRGLELSPTTEVLIEESVIGWKEYELEVIRDKADNVIIVCSIENLDPMGVHTGDSITVAPIQTLSDKEYQRMRDQAKAIIREIGVETGGSNIQFAVNPADGRMIVIEMNPRVSRSSALASKATGFPIAKIAAKLAVGYTLDELKNDITRTTPASFEPTIDYVVTKVPRFTFEKFPDADPTLTTQMKSVGETMSIGRTFKESLQKALRGLEVGRFGLGCDRGDKWGAPDQPTPDEVNRKLMTPNAERIWYIRYAFKYGMTLQEIHQRTNIDPWFLRNIEELVRFEDDLKAVGGLNKVTPEFMLKAKQYGFVDRQLANLWGASETDVRVARKAMGVIAVFKSVDTCAAEFEAYTPYYYSTYEAGVSGTGQPGVGTPLVPGEDEVLPFSGKSRIMILGGGPNRIGQGIEFDYCCVQAAFSLRAAGFEVIMVNSNPETVSTDYDTSDHLFFEPLTVEDVLNIHDRMKPDGVIVQFGGQTPLNLARALEKNGVNIIGTSVESIDTAEDRERFAKLANDLGLKQPPNGIAYDLQGARSVARGIGYPLLLRPSFVLGGRAMEIVYDDDGLSRYITRATEASPGKPVLFDRFLENATEVDVDCLSDGTRTVIGGVMQHIEEAGIHSGDSACVIPPHSLPAEVIDEIRVQTRKLAAALKVMGLMNIQFAVTGLRPDGGVSETPQVYILEANPRASRTIPFVSKATGVPLARLAARVMAGATLDDLGVKDEVIPTHYSIKESVFPFNKFPGVDIILGPEMKSTGEVMGIDASLPMAFVKSQMAASAPLPAKGTIFISVARADKAVIAPIAKQFAEMGYKIVATSGTASAIRSHGVAVDLIPKIQEGRPNLLDRMKNGDIALIINTPSGRGSSTDEGKIRAAAVAHRVTCITTLSAAYAAVEACRALNERELTVTALQDWFPKSGTTT, encoded by the coding sequence ATGCCGAAGCGCACCGACATCAAGAAAATTCTCCTCATCGGCTCCGGTCCCATCGTGATCGGGCAGGCGTGCGAGTTCGACTACTCCGGGACGCAGGCGTGCAAAGCCCTGCGGGAAGAGGGGTACCAGGTCGTCCTGGTCAACTCGAACCCGGCCACGATCATGACCGACCCGGAGACGGCCGACCGGACGTACATCGAGCCGATCACCTGGCAGGTCGTCGAAAAGATCATCATCAAGGAAAAGCCGGACGTCCTGCTGCCGACCCTCGGCGGCCAGACGGCCCTGAACACGGCGATGGAGCTATGGAAGCGGGGCATCCTGCAGAAGTACAACGTCGAAATGATCGGCGCCCGGGCCGACGTGATCGACAAGGCGGAAGACCGCCAGAAGTTCAAAGACGCGGTTCTCAAGATCGGGGTCGACGTGCCGCAGAGCGGCGTCGCCCGGTCGCTCGCGGACGCGTTCCAGATTCTCGACCTCGTCGGCCTGCCGTGCGTCCTGCGGCCCAGCTTCACGATGGGCGGGACCGGGGGCGGGATCGCGTACAACCGCGAGGAGTTCATCCAGATCGTCTCCCGCGGGCTCGAACTCAGCCCGACCACCGAGGTGCTGATCGAGGAATCGGTCATTGGCTGGAAGGAATACGAGCTGGAAGTGATCCGCGACAAGGCGGACAACGTCATCATCGTCTGCTCGATCGAAAACCTCGACCCGATGGGCGTCCACACCGGGGACAGCATCACCGTCGCCCCGATCCAGACGTTGAGCGACAAGGAATACCAGCGGATGCGGGACCAGGCGAAGGCCATCATCCGCGAGATCGGGGTCGAGACCGGCGGGTCGAACATCCAGTTCGCCGTCAACCCGGCGGACGGCCGGATGATCGTCATCGAGATGAACCCGCGGGTCTCCCGGTCGTCCGCCCTGGCGTCCAAGGCGACCGGGTTCCCGATCGCCAAGATCGCGGCCAAGCTCGCCGTCGGCTACACGCTCGACGAACTGAAGAACGACATCACCCGGACCACGCCCGCGAGCTTCGAGCCGACCATCGACTACGTGGTCACGAAGGTTCCGCGGTTCACGTTCGAGAAGTTCCCGGACGCCGACCCGACGCTGACCACCCAGATGAAGTCGGTCGGCGAGACGATGTCCATCGGGCGGACGTTCAAGGAGTCGCTCCAGAAAGCCCTCCGCGGGCTGGAAGTCGGCCGGTTCGGCCTCGGGTGCGACCGCGGCGACAAATGGGGAGCGCCGGACCAACCGACCCCGGACGAAGTCAACCGCAAGCTGATGACCCCGAACGCGGAGCGCATCTGGTACATCCGGTACGCGTTCAAGTACGGGATGACCCTGCAAGAGATCCACCAGCGGACCAACATCGACCCGTGGTTCCTCCGCAACATTGAGGAACTGGTCCGGTTCGAAGACGATCTCAAGGCGGTCGGCGGGCTGAATAAGGTTACGCCCGAGTTCATGCTCAAGGCCAAGCAGTACGGCTTCGTCGACCGGCAACTCGCCAACCTCTGGGGGGCGAGCGAGACCGACGTCCGGGTGGCGCGGAAGGCGATGGGCGTGATCGCCGTGTTCAAGTCGGTCGATACCTGCGCGGCCGAGTTCGAGGCGTACACGCCGTACTACTACAGCACGTACGAAGCCGGTGTGTCTGGAACGGGTCAACCGGGGGTGGGCACGCCGCTCGTGCCGGGGGAAGACGAAGTCCTGCCGTTCTCCGGCAAGTCGCGGATCATGATCCTCGGCGGCGGACCGAACCGGATCGGCCAGGGGATCGAGTTCGACTACTGTTGCGTCCAGGCCGCGTTCTCGCTCCGGGCGGCCGGGTTTGAAGTCATCATGGTGAACTCGAACCCGGAGACGGTGAGCACCGACTACGACACCAGCGACCACCTGTTCTTCGAGCCGCTGACCGTCGAAGACGTGCTTAACATTCACGACCGGATGAAGCCGGACGGAGTGATCGTGCAGTTCGGCGGACAGACCCCGCTGAACCTTGCGCGAGCCCTGGAGAAGAACGGCGTCAACATCATCGGCACGAGCGTCGAGAGCATCGACACCGCCGAGGACCGCGAGCGGTTCGCGAAACTGGCGAACGACCTCGGCCTCAAGCAACCGCCGAACGGCATCGCCTACGACCTCCAGGGGGCGCGGTCCGTCGCCCGGGGGATCGGGTACCCGCTGTTGCTCCGCCCGAGCTTCGTCCTCGGCGGCCGGGCGATGGAGATCGTGTACGACGACGACGGCCTCTCGCGGTACATCACCCGCGCGACCGAGGCGTCGCCCGGCAAGCCGGTGCTGTTCGACCGGTTCCTGGAGAACGCGACCGAAGTCGATGTCGACTGCCTGAGCGACGGGACGCGGACGGTGATCGGCGGGGTGATGCAGCACATCGAGGAGGCCGGCATCCACTCCGGCGACTCGGCGTGCGTGATCCCGCCGCACAGCCTGCCGGCCGAGGTGATCGACGAGATCCGCGTCCAGACCCGGAAGCTCGCCGCGGCCCTCAAGGTGATGGGGCTGATGAACATCCAGTTCGCCGTGACCGGGCTCCGGCCGGACGGCGGGGTGAGCGAGACGCCGCAGGTGTACATCCTGGAAGCTAACCCGCGGGCGAGCCGGACGATCCCGTTCGTGTCGAAGGCGACAGGCGTCCCGCTCGCCCGGCTCGCCGCCCGGGTGATGGCCGGGGCGACGCTGGACGACCTGGGCGTCAAAGACGAGGTGATACCGACGCACTACTCGATCAAGGAGAGCGTCTTCCCGTTCAACAAGTTCCCGGGGGTCGACATCATCCTCGGGCCGGAAATGAAGTCGACGGGCGAGGTGATGGGGATCGACGCGTCGTTGCCGATGGCGTTCGTCAAATCGCAAATGGCCGCGTCCGCCCCGCTCCCGGCGAAAGGGACGATCTTCATCTCCGTGGCCCGGGCGGACAAGGCGGTGATCGCCCCGATCGCCAAGCAGTTCGCCGAGATGGGGTACAAGATCGTGGCCACGTCCGGGACGGCGAGCGCCATCCGTAGCCACGGCGTGGCGGTGGACCTAATCCCGAAGATCCAGGAGGGGCGGCCGAACCTGCTCGACCGAATGAAGAACGGCGACATCGCGCTCATCATCAACACGCCGAGCGGCCGCGGCAGCTCGACCGACGAGGGGAAGATCCGGGCCGCCGCCGTCGCCCACCGCGTGACCTGCATCACGACCCTGTCCGCGGCCTATGCCGCCGTCGAGGCGTGCCGCGCGCTGAACGAGCGCGAGCTGACGGTCACGGCCCTCCAGGACTGGTTCCCGAAATCGGGCACGACGACGTGA
- a CDS encoding DUF1592 domain-containing protein, which produces MFASRHSFVLVFAWAASVATAGPPYLAPKAFDERLRPLLDKFCVDCHGPDREKGGFRADRLTANFTDPANRERWLAAVKRTRAGEMPPKGKPRPTEAEFRSLAEWVDATEAVRRAAHGRVALRRLNRTEYENTVRHLLGVDLDLKELLPPDSSANGFDTNSSAQHTSSFLLDRYLDAADAALNVAIANSPKPPPLFKKRLSLKDERHVKVADENVFRKTDDALVMFSSSHWQAITLGQFYPPHRGKYRFRLSVFGFQSGDKPVTFRVDGGPLLMGTKDHLVGYFDAPPGKPAVIEFTDHLEARSSIRILPYGLPPSRDVHKIGADKYDGPGLAVQWIEVEGPLHDTWPPETHRRLFGELSQVKVPGYNAPDRVEVTSSNPAADAERIIRNFTHRAFRRPVSDADVKPFVDLAKGRLAEKYSFEQAVRAALKGVLVSPKFQFLREEPGRLDDFALASRLSYFLWSTAPDEELIALAARKELGRPDILRGQVERLLKSPRAAAFTENFVGQWLGLRDIDFTEPSYLIYPEFDHLLKVSMVRETELFFAEVLTADLSLTNFVASDFSMLNGRLAKHYGIPGVDGWEFRKVSLPKDSHRGGLLTMASVLKVTANGTSTSPVVRGSWVMDRILGTPPPKPPPDVPAVEPDIRGATTIRAQLAKHRASAACASCHAKIDPPGFALESFDVIGGYREHYRTTGLGKPVTRDGKRMPYLQGPVIDPSDVMPDGARFANADELKKLLLRDKDQIARSLIEKVVTYGTGGPPEAVDRAEVDAILDRVRGKNYGFQTLVHEVVQSKLFREK; this is translated from the coding sequence ATGTTTGCGTCACGCCACTCCTTCGTACTCGTTTTCGCCTGGGCCGCCAGTGTGGCCACGGCCGGACCACCGTACTTAGCCCCCAAGGCCTTCGACGAACGGCTCCGTCCGCTTCTCGACAAGTTCTGCGTCGATTGTCACGGGCCGGATCGGGAGAAAGGCGGCTTCCGCGCCGACCGGTTGACCGCGAACTTCACCGACCCGGCCAACCGGGAGCGCTGGCTGGCGGCGGTCAAGCGCACCCGGGCCGGGGAAATGCCCCCGAAGGGGAAGCCCCGGCCGACCGAGGCCGAGTTCCGCTCCCTGGCCGAATGGGTGGACGCGACCGAGGCGGTGCGACGTGCCGCCCACGGGCGTGTCGCCCTGCGCCGCCTCAACCGGACCGAGTACGAGAACACCGTCCGCCACTTGCTCGGCGTCGACCTCGATCTGAAAGAACTGTTGCCGCCCGACTCGTCCGCGAACGGCTTTGACACCAACAGCAGCGCCCAGCACACCTCGTCGTTCCTGTTGGACCGCTACCTGGACGCGGCCGACGCCGCCCTGAACGTCGCCATCGCCAACAGCCCGAAGCCGCCGCCGCTGTTCAAGAAGCGGCTCAGCCTGAAAGACGAGCGGCACGTCAAAGTCGCCGACGAGAACGTGTTCCGCAAGACCGACGACGCCCTGGTGATGTTCAGCTCGTCGCACTGGCAGGCGATCACGCTCGGCCAGTTCTACCCGCCACACCGCGGCAAGTACCGCTTCCGCCTCTCGGTGTTCGGCTTTCAAAGTGGGGATAAGCCCGTCACCTTTCGCGTGGACGGCGGCCCGCTGCTCATGGGCACCAAGGATCACCTGGTCGGCTATTTCGACGCCCCGCCGGGCAAGCCGGCCGTGATCGAGTTCACCGACCACCTGGAAGCCCGTAGCTCGATCCGCATCCTTCCGTATGGGCTCCCACCGTCCCGGGATGTCCACAAAATCGGGGCGGATAAGTACGACGGCCCGGGGTTGGCCGTGCAGTGGATAGAAGTCGAGGGGCCGCTCCACGATACCTGGCCGCCCGAAACGCACCGCCGCCTTTTCGGTGAACTCTCGCAAGTTAAGGTTCCCGGCTACAACGCGCCCGACCGCGTCGAAGTGACATCCTCGAACCCGGCTGCCGACGCCGAGCGGATCATCCGCAACTTTACCCACCGGGCGTTCCGCCGGCCGGTGTCCGACGCCGACGTGAAGCCCTTCGTCGACCTGGCGAAAGGGCGGCTGGCCGAGAAGTATTCGTTCGAGCAGGCGGTACGGGCCGCGTTGAAGGGCGTACTGGTGTCGCCCAAGTTTCAATTCTTGCGGGAGGAACCGGGCCGCCTGGACGACTTCGCACTCGCGTCCCGCCTCTCTTACTTCCTCTGGAGTACCGCCCCCGACGAGGAACTGATCGCCCTCGCCGCCCGAAAGGAACTGGGCCGCCCGGACATCCTCCGGGGACAGGTCGAGCGGTTGCTCAAAAGCCCGAGGGCGGCGGCGTTCACGGAGAACTTCGTCGGCCAGTGGCTCGGCCTGCGGGACATCGACTTCACCGAGCCGAGCTACCTCATCTACCCCGAGTTCGACCACCTGCTGAAAGTGTCGATGGTTCGTGAGACAGAACTGTTCTTCGCCGAAGTGCTGACAGCCGACTTGAGCCTCACCAACTTCGTGGCGTCAGACTTCTCGATGTTGAACGGGCGGCTGGCAAAGCACTACGGCATCCCGGGCGTGGACGGGTGGGAGTTCCGCAAGGTGTCGCTGCCGAAAGACAGCCACCGCGGCGGTCTGCTGACGATGGCGAGCGTTCTCAAAGTGACGGCCAACGGCACCAGCACCAGCCCGGTGGTCCGCGGGTCGTGGGTGATGGACCGCATCCTCGGCACCCCGCCGCCGAAACCCCCGCCGGACGTTCCAGCCGTCGAGCCTGACATCCGCGGGGCGACCACGATCCGCGCACAACTGGCGAAGCACCGGGCGTCCGCCGCCTGTGCCTCCTGCCACGCGAAGATCGACCCGCCCGGCTTCGCGCTGGAGAGCTTCGACGTGATCGGCGGCTACCGCGAACACTACCGCACGACCGGCCTGGGCAAGCCGGTGACGCGCGACGGCAAGCGGATGCCATACCTGCAGGGACCGGTCATTGACCCCAGCGACGTGATGCCGGACGGCGCCCGGTTCGCGAATGCCGACGAATTAAAAAAACTGCTTTTGCGAGACAAGGACCAGATCGCCCGGTCTCTGATCGAGAAGGTGGTCACTTACGGCACCGGCGGCCCGCCCGAGGCAGTGGACCGGGCAGAAGTGGATGCAATCCTCGACCGCGTTCGGGGCAAGAACTACGGCTTCCAGACGCTCGTGCATGAAGTGGTGCAGAGCAAGCTGTTTCGCGAGAAGTAA
- a CDS encoding DUF1552 domain-containing protein, protein MTPTRRKFLKAAGVTLALPALEAFAPAGTGTAGPPRRAVFICAPLGLHAPFFFPEKAGKDYALTPYLEPLKDLRADFTVVSGLAHPDIGPSHDSGYSFLTAAPYPERRAGFRNSISVDQLAAEYIGGETRFASLPLSAEGFGLSWTRSGALVPSDLFPSRVFARLFLEGRPDEVRDQVRRLRDGRSILDAVGDQAKGMQPALGADDREKLDEYFTSVRELEKRLARSEEWSKKPKPKVDAKPPQDVPSPSDLVGKTKALLDLVHLAIQTDSTRLITMLLLGTSLVPPIPGVSFGHHDLSHHGQDPTKIAQLRAVELAQMKVVADFLAKLKATKEDASNLLDRTAVFFSSNLGNAATHGVKNLPVLLAGGGFRHGQHLAFEPNHAPPLSNLFVSMLQRLDVPADKFGSSTGTLTGLERVG, encoded by the coding sequence ATGACTCCCACCCGCCGCAAGTTCTTGAAGGCCGCCGGCGTGACCCTCGCGCTTCCTGCACTCGAAGCGTTCGCGCCCGCCGGCACAGGAACCGCCGGACCCCCCCGCCGAGCGGTCTTCATTTGCGCCCCGCTCGGACTGCATGCGCCGTTCTTCTTTCCTGAAAAGGCCGGCAAGGACTACGCCCTGACGCCGTACCTGGAGCCGCTGAAAGACCTCCGCGCGGATTTCACCGTCGTTTCGGGACTCGCCCACCCGGACATCGGGCCGTCGCACGACTCGGGCTACAGCTTCCTGACGGCCGCCCCGTACCCCGAGCGGCGGGCGGGGTTCCGCAACAGTATCTCGGTCGACCAGCTTGCGGCCGAGTACATCGGCGGCGAGACCCGGTTCGCGAGCCTGCCGCTTTCAGCCGAAGGGTTTGGACTGTCGTGGACGCGCAGCGGCGCCCTCGTGCCGTCCGACCTGTTTCCCAGTCGGGTGTTCGCCCGACTCTTCCTGGAGGGCCGCCCGGACGAGGTACGAGATCAGGTTCGCCGCCTCCGCGACGGACGGAGCATCCTCGACGCGGTCGGCGACCAGGCGAAGGGCATGCAGCCTGCTCTCGGAGCCGACGACCGGGAAAAATTGGACGAATACTTCACCAGTGTTCGGGAACTGGAGAAGCGCCTGGCCCGGTCCGAGGAGTGGTCGAAGAAGCCGAAGCCGAAGGTGGACGCGAAACCCCCGCAGGACGTTCCCAGCCCGTCAGACCTCGTGGGCAAAACAAAGGCTCTGTTAGATCTGGTTCACCTGGCGATCCAGACCGACTCGACGCGGCTGATCACGATGCTGCTGCTCGGGACAAGTCTTGTTCCCCCGATCCCCGGCGTGTCGTTCGGCCACCACGACCTGTCGCACCACGGCCAGGATCCGACGAAGATCGCCCAGTTACGGGCGGTCGAGTTGGCTCAGATGAAGGTCGTCGCCGACTTCCTGGCGAAGCTCAAGGCGACCAAGGAAGACGCGAGTAACCTCCTCGACCGGACGGCAGTATTCTTCAGCAGCAACCTGGGGAACGCGGCCACGCACGGGGTCAAGAACCTCCCGGTGTTACTGGCGGGTGGCGGGTTCCGGCACGGCCAGCACCTGGCGTTCGAGCCGAATCACGCCCCGCCGCTGAGCAATCTGTTCGTCTCCATGCTCCAACGGCTCGACGTGCCGGCGGACAAGTTCGGATCGAGTACGGGCACCTTGACGGGTCTGGAACGGGTCGGCTGA
- a CDS encoding transposase, with translation MTIKRHHSADYHAWPEPLRGRYTPAQSQLFASKGLSAEDRIKNRQQRAEDLHELADRFADHLALRGRPSYRAMVTVFGQQCEFIDAEVRVRAKTGGACVQNLSDPEATYDHVKGPGYKVPLSETCSEDNAAQLIVAALPQTAADADANALGERLDDLKKKVRLPDTMLVDTAYGGDENVQKAATRGVDLVSPVAGTKVPCSHRRCSTCSTPTPSTWRCSTTPGPIPAARKPSPHSRARAFAWRARNRRGSSVDQAGRWSIISNKSADDATKNFGAQY, from the coding sequence GTGACCATCAAGCGCCATCACTCGGCCGATTACCACGCCTGGCCCGAGCCGTTGCGTGGGCGCTATACGCCGGCGCAATCCCAACTGTTTGCCAGTAAGGGGCTGTCGGCGGAGGACCGCATCAAGAACCGGCAACAGCGCGCGGAAGATTTGCACGAGTTGGCCGATCGATTCGCCGATCATTTGGCGTTGCGGGGTCGTCCGAGTTATCGGGCGATGGTGACGGTGTTCGGGCAACAATGCGAGTTCATCGACGCCGAGGTGCGGGTGCGTGCCAAGACGGGCGGGGCTTGTGTGCAGAATCTATCCGATCCCGAAGCCACATACGACCACGTCAAGGGGCCGGGTTACAAGGTGCCGTTGTCGGAGACCTGCTCCGAGGACAATGCGGCGCAACTGATCGTTGCGGCCTTGCCGCAAACGGCGGCGGACGCGGATGCCAACGCCTTGGGAGAGAGACTCGACGACCTGAAAAAGAAGGTGCGTTTGCCGGATACGATGCTGGTGGATACGGCGTATGGCGGCGACGAGAATGTTCAGAAAGCCGCAACCCGGGGAGTCGATCTGGTGAGTCCGGTAGCTGGGACGAAAGTTCCCTGCTCTCACCGGCGTTGTTCGACCTGCTCGACCCCGACTCCTTCGACCTGGCGTTGTTCGACCACGCCCGGACCTATCCCAGCCGCGCGGAAGCCCTCGCCGCACTCTCGGGCGCGTGCCTTCGCCTGGCGGGCCAGGAATCGCCGGGGAAGTTCCGTCGATCAGGCTGGCCGATGGTCTATTATTTCTAACAAGTCTGCCGACGACGCGACGAAGAATTTCGGAGCCCAGTATTGA